One Nostoc punctiforme PCC 73102 DNA window includes the following coding sequences:
- a CDS encoding sugar transferase: MATKVQSFMTSQPTEVDFPVNSLNDTAIMQVPARLSVLEALGFKQTCQSLIQPNSHPKEIIIDFHQTTFMDSSGLGALVSNFKYAQTKGITLTLRNVTPQVMAVLKLTGLDQVFPLESADDGLLIKQEDLVDNRKTTSRKVEPLPTTHPSVASWMKRFLDIVGSVVGLLITGVLFIPIAIAIQINDPGPIFFSQIRCGWMGKRFEIWKFRSMCVDAEAKKSQVKNQVQGAFFKNENDPRIIKVGRFLRRTSLDELPQFWNVLKGEMSLVGTRPPTPDEVERYEVPEWQRLDVKPGMTGEWQVNGRSTVRSFEDVIRLDLQYQKNWSLVYDLKLIFKTITILFNRNSGAV; this comes from the coding sequence ATGGCAACGAAAGTGCAGAGCTTCATGACTAGCCAACCGACAGAGGTCGATTTTCCAGTTAATTCCCTAAACGACACGGCTATAATGCAGGTGCCCGCGCGGTTGAGCGTGCTGGAGGCTTTAGGCTTTAAGCAAACCTGCCAAAGCTTAATTCAGCCCAATTCACATCCTAAAGAAATCATCATTGACTTTCACCAAACTACTTTTATGGATAGTAGTGGTTTAGGTGCCCTGGTCAGTAATTTTAAATACGCCCAGACTAAAGGAATTACATTAACACTGCGGAATGTTACACCTCAAGTCATGGCAGTCTTAAAACTCACGGGATTAGATCAGGTTTTTCCCTTAGAGTCGGCTGACGATGGGTTGCTAATAAAACAAGAAGACTTAGTAGATAATCGGAAGACAACTTCCCGTAAAGTAGAGCCTTTACCTACTACTCACCCTTCTGTGGCATCTTGGATGAAACGGTTCTTAGACATTGTAGGGTCTGTGGTCGGTTTATTAATTACAGGAGTTTTGTTTATTCCGATTGCGATCGCTATTCAAATTAACGATCCCGGTCCCATTTTCTTCAGTCAAATCCGTTGTGGTTGGATGGGAAAGCGGTTTGAGATTTGGAAATTCCGTTCCATGTGTGTGGATGCAGAAGCGAAGAAATCCCAAGTCAAAAACCAAGTGCAAGGTGCATTTTTCAAGAATGAAAATGACCCCAGAATTATCAAGGTAGGGCGCTTTTTACGGCGAACAAGTCTTGATGAATTACCCCAATTTTGGAACGTCCTCAAAGGAGAAATGAGTTTAGTAGGCACTCGACCACCCACACCCGATGAAGTGGAACGTTATGAAGTACCAGAGTGGCAACGTTTAGATGTTAAGCCTGGTATGACTGGTGAATGGCAAGTCAATGGGCGGTCTACAGTCCGTAGTTTTGAAGATGTAATTCGCCTAGATTTGCAGTATCAAAAAAATTGGAGTTTGGTGTACGATTTAAAGCTAATTTTCAAAACTATAACTATTTTATTTAATAGAAACAGTGGCGCTGTTTAG
- a CDS encoding DUF3318 domain-containing protein — MTSYATSSAKAEMSELRRLKGLLPPELQSWVTVEGTTEVNPPLVRCEEIGKDQVEIQIDLVKWDALAMDQRNLLFWHEVARVQNDTIPKDGWEMAALAIGLGGAVGELWVQDGLLLVLALSLCGVSGWRLYQKNNGEKQLKELLNADEKAIALATRFGYSLPNAYKSLGSALKTLIDNTPSKRQRSRYEARLSALKRSANKAKAKSKTPDEGGL, encoded by the coding sequence ATGACATCCTATGCAACCTCCTCTGCCAAAGCGGAAATGAGTGAACTACGGCGGTTGAAAGGCTTACTACCGCCAGAATTACAGAGCTGGGTCACGGTTGAAGGCACAACTGAGGTCAATCCACCCCTGGTCCGCTGCGAAGAAATTGGTAAAGACCAGGTAGAAATTCAAATTGACCTGGTGAAATGGGATGCCCTCGCAATGGATCAGCGTAATCTGCTGTTCTGGCATGAAGTTGCTCGCGTTCAAAATGACACAATTCCTAAAGATGGTTGGGAAATGGCAGCGTTAGCCATCGGTTTAGGTGGTGCTGTCGGCGAATTGTGGGTACAAGATGGATTGCTGCTAGTGTTAGCTTTGTCGCTTTGTGGCGTGTCAGGCTGGCGACTGTACCAAAAGAATAATGGGGAAAAGCAACTAAAAGAATTGCTCAATGCTGATGAGAAAGCGATCGCTTTAGCAACTCGTTTTGGTTATAGCCTCCCTAATGCCTACAAGAGTCTCGGCAGCGCCTTGAAAACCCTGATTGACAATACTCCTAGTAAGCGCCAACGGTCAAGATACGAAGCAAGACTCTCTGCCCTCAAACGCAGTGCCAATAAGGCAAAAGCTAAATCCAAAACTCCAGATGAAGGCGGGTTGTAA
- the rsfS gene encoding ribosome silencing factor, with product MTDYFQGNFPLQSVPLTKSVVKSHAHTEEESGKLAATIAEAASDRKAGEILLLKVAEVSYLADYFVMMTGYSRVQVRAIAQAIEGKVETELQRRPIRTEGKVEGSWVLQDYGDVIVHIMMPKEREFYNLEAFWIHAERISLPESDEGEGKPT from the coding sequence ATGACTGACTATTTCCAAGGAAATTTCCCATTACAATCTGTCCCACTGACGAAGAGTGTGGTAAAGAGCCACGCCCATACTGAAGAGGAGAGCGGAAAATTAGCTGCAACGATCGCAGAAGCTGCATCAGACCGCAAAGCGGGTGAGATTTTATTGCTCAAAGTAGCAGAGGTATCTTATCTAGCCGATTACTTTGTGATGATGACTGGCTATTCTAGGGTACAAGTAAGAGCGATCGCTCAAGCAATTGAAGGAAAAGTCGAAACTGAATTGCAACGTCGTCCCATAAGGACAGAAGGAAAAGTCGAGGGTAGTTGGGTACTACAAGATTATGGTGATGTGATCGTTCACATCATGATGCCCAAAGAACGGGAGTTTTATAATTTAGAAGCGTTCTGGATTCATGCAGAGCGTATTTCCCTTCCAGAATCTGATGAGGGTGAAGGTAAGCCAACATGA
- a CDS encoding 7-carboxy-7-deazaguanine synthase QueE: MIAKTTVTPTARLVEVFSAIQGEGLNVGTRQIFIRFALCDLRCHFCDSAHTWNAPATCRIERSPGLRDFEIHSNPVPLPILIEWVEQQNLPCLHDSISLTGGEPLLHAPFLTQFLPQVRAITGLPIYLETGGHRSEQLAMILPYLDSVGMDFKLPSVSGESHWQEHAKFLQLCHDSYLNVFVKIIVSQNTDPGELERSASLVAKVSPDIPVFLQPVTPLAVSEQFSSILMLAPTPDQVLTWQALMKGFIKHVRVIPQTHKMLNQL; the protein is encoded by the coding sequence ATGATTGCTAAAACTACGGTTACACCTACCGCACGCCTAGTTGAGGTCTTTTCTGCCATTCAAGGGGAAGGACTGAATGTAGGGACACGTCAGATATTTATTCGTTTTGCTTTGTGTGATTTGCGCTGCCACTTTTGTGATAGTGCCCACACTTGGAATGCACCTGCTACTTGTCGGATAGAGCGATCGCCTGGATTGCGCGACTTTGAAATCCACTCTAACCCTGTCCCATTACCCATATTAATCGAATGGGTGGAACAGCAAAATTTACCTTGTCTACACGATAGCATTAGCTTAACTGGGGGTGAACCACTTCTTCATGCCCCATTTCTAACGCAGTTTCTACCCCAAGTGCGAGCCATAACTGGTCTACCTATATACTTAGAAACTGGCGGACATCGCTCAGAACAACTAGCGATGATTCTTCCCTATTTAGACTCTGTGGGTATGGATTTCAAATTGCCCAGTGTTAGCGGCGAAAGTCATTGGCAAGAACATGCTAAATTTCTCCAATTATGTCATGACTCATATTTAAATGTTTTTGTCAAGATAATTGTGTCTCAAAACACAGATCCAGGCGAGTTAGAACGTTCAGCTTCGTTGGTGGCAAAGGTTAGTCCAGATATCCCAGTATTTTTACAACCTGTTACGCCTTTAGCAGTATCTGAACAATTCTCCTCAATACTGATGCTTGCGCCTACGCCCGATCAAGTTTTGACCTGGCAGGCTTTGATGAAGGGGTTTATCAAGCACGTGCGTGTGATCCCTCAGACGCATAAAATGCTGAACCAGCTGTAA
- a CDS encoding YcjF family protein, translating into MVVKLQRPILVGGLGLSFSLWMLDSWHDSIVQVGEFGLLSALAVGGGLWLFQQNRPKDSLKQLDDRFVDRATVESAIAKTETVINQLAQESENHPALQTLREQVVQLLLELDRQKIKVAVTGGKSVGKSTLIQVLKQNLETQNLVSLEETAPLFRETGDNSDAVVLAEVAKSDFVLFLTNGDLTDSEFQTLQQLKAANQATILVFNKQDQYLADESASILLSLKQRMQGNVVATAASPIAIKVRKHEADGGVQEWMEQPTADIQQLTQQLDEVFAQQRQRLVWVTTMRKAGLLKAEAKNWLNGTRRDRATPIIEQYQWIAAAAAFANPVPALDILATAAINAQMVMDLGNIYQQKFSLEQAQTVAGTMGSLMLKLGLVELSTKAISTVLKSNAVTFVAGGVAQGVSAAYLTRVAGLSLVEYFQQQEIAIDSGTGLNLENLRQTLQKVFQQNQQIGFLQGFVKQGVKLLLPEVQQVEVVGIQKAVG; encoded by the coding sequence ATGGTTGTGAAGTTGCAGCGACCAATTTTAGTGGGAGGATTGGGACTGTCCTTTTCTCTGTGGATGTTGGACAGTTGGCACGATTCGATAGTGCAGGTGGGTGAGTTTGGTTTGTTGAGTGCCTTAGCTGTAGGCGGTGGTTTGTGGTTATTCCAGCAAAATCGCCCGAAAGACAGTTTAAAGCAGCTAGATGATAGATTCGTAGATCGGGCAACTGTGGAAAGTGCGATCGCTAAAACTGAAACTGTAATTAACCAACTGGCACAAGAATCAGAAAACCATCCGGCGTTACAGACACTACGAGAACAAGTTGTCCAATTGTTGTTGGAATTAGACAGACAAAAAATTAAAGTGGCTGTGACTGGCGGGAAATCCGTGGGTAAAAGCACCTTAATTCAAGTACTAAAACAAAATCTAGAGACACAAAATTTGGTGTCTTTAGAAGAGACAGCACCTTTATTTAGAGAAACGGGTGACAACTCAGATGCAGTTGTTTTAGCAGAAGTTGCAAAATCTGATTTTGTTCTATTCCTGACAAACGGTGATTTGACAGACTCAGAATTTCAAACCCTACAGCAGCTAAAAGCAGCAAATCAGGCGACAATCCTGGTTTTCAACAAACAAGACCAGTATTTAGCTGATGAAAGCGCCAGCATCTTGCTGTCATTGAAACAGCGAATGCAGGGAAATGTAGTTGCAACAGCCGCCTCTCCCATTGCCATCAAAGTCCGAAAGCATGAGGCTGATGGTGGTGTGCAAGAGTGGATGGAACAACCAACAGCAGATATCCAGCAGTTAACTCAGCAGTTGGATGAAGTTTTTGCACAGCAAAGACAACGCCTGGTTTGGGTAACTACCATGAGGAAAGCTGGGTTGTTGAAAGCTGAGGCAAAAAACTGGCTGAATGGAACCAGACGCGATCGCGCCACCCCAATTATTGAACAATATCAATGGATAGCTGCGGCTGCTGCCTTTGCTAACCCAGTCCCAGCCCTTGATATTCTAGCGACTGCGGCAATTAATGCTCAAATGGTAATGGATTTGGGTAATATCTATCAGCAGAAGTTTTCCCTAGAACAAGCACAAACTGTAGCTGGAACAATGGGAAGTTTGATGCTGAAACTGGGTTTAGTTGAACTTTCTACAAAGGCGATTAGTACTGTTCTTAAAAGTAATGCCGTTACCTTTGTTGCTGGTGGCGTAGCGCAGGGAGTAAGTGCAGCTTATCTGACTAGAGTCGCAGGGTTAAGTCTAGTCGAGTATTTCCAACAGCAGGAAATAGCAATAGATTCTGGAACTGGTTTGAATTTGGAGAATTTGCGGCAAACATTGCAAAAAGTATTTCAGCAGAATCAGCAGATTGGTTTTTTGCAGGGATTTGTTAAGCAAGGTGTGAAGCTTTTGTTGCCAGAAGTGCAGCAGGTTGAAGTTGTAGGTATTCAAAAGGCTGTAGGATAA
- a CDS encoding glycosyltransferase family 4 protein — translation MRILIYSYNYYPEPIGIAPLMTELAEGLVKRGHQVRVVTAMPNYPERQIYQEYRGKWYLNEYKNGVQIQRSYVWIRPQPNLLDRVLLDASFVVTSFVPALIGWRPDVILSTSPSLPSCVPVALLGWLRACPVILNLQDILPEAAVHVGLLKNKLLIKLFTVLEKFAYHTASKISVIADGFVDNLRSKGVEADKIVQIPNWVDVNFIRPLPKENNPFRAAHNLNDKFVVLYSGNIALTQGLESVVKAASMLRHIPNIVFVIVGEAKGLQRLQQECLDCGADNVLLLPFQPRKDLPQMLAAADVGLVVQKKNIVSFNMPSKIQVLLASGGALVASVPDNGTAARAIKQSGGGVIVPPEDPQALAMAILDLYQNPEKVKTLGYKSRQYAIENYAFEQALNQYESLCYSLTADRAAIQSTRVTVSRAESP, via the coding sequence ACCGCTATGCCCAACTACCCTGAGCGTCAAATTTACCAGGAATATCGGGGCAAGTGGTATCTCAACGAATACAAAAATGGCGTTCAAATCCAACGCAGTTATGTTTGGATTCGTCCACAACCTAACCTATTAGATCGAGTGTTATTAGATGCTAGTTTCGTTGTCACTAGTTTTGTGCCCGCCCTCATCGGTTGGCGGCCAGATGTTATTCTTTCAACATCGCCATCTTTGCCAAGCTGTGTGCCAGTTGCTCTTTTAGGATGGTTACGTGCTTGCCCTGTAATCTTAAATCTACAAGATATATTACCAGAAGCAGCCGTCCACGTCGGTCTACTGAAAAACAAATTGCTTATAAAGTTATTTACTGTGTTGGAAAAATTTGCATACCACACTGCCAGTAAGATTAGCGTGATCGCCGATGGCTTTGTGGACAATTTGCGCTCTAAGGGCGTAGAAGCTGACAAAATTGTGCAAATTCCCAACTGGGTTGATGTAAATTTTATCCGCCCTTTGCCTAAAGAAAATAACCCTTTCCGTGCAGCACATAATCTAAATGACAAATTTGTAGTACTTTATTCTGGCAACATTGCTCTAACCCAAGGCTTAGAAAGCGTTGTCAAAGCCGCTTCTATGTTGCGCCATATCCCAAATATTGTTTTTGTTATCGTTGGAGAGGCAAAAGGTTTACAGCGATTGCAACAAGAATGTCTAGACTGCGGCGCAGATAACGTTTTGCTACTGCCATTTCAACCCCGCAAAGATTTGCCACAAATGTTGGCAGCTGCTGATGTTGGCTTAGTGGTGCAAAAGAAAAATATTGTATCTTTCAATATGCCGTCAAAAATTCAAGTGCTACTTGCCAGTGGAGGAGCTTTAGTTGCATCTGTACCCGATAATGGTACAGCAGCAAGAGCAATCAAACAAAGTGGCGGCGGAGTTATCGTTCCTCCAGAAGATCCTCAAGCTTTAGCAATGGCAATTTTAGATTTGTATCAAAATCCCGAAAAGGTAAAAACTCTGGGTTATAAAAGTCGCCAATATGCCATTGAGAACTATGCTTTTGAGCAAGCTTTAAATCAGTATGAGTCGTTGTGTTACTCATTGACGGCAGATCGTGCAGCTATTCAGTCTACAAGAGTTACAGTATCTAGAGCAGAAAGCCCATAA
- a CDS encoding CGLD27 family protein, translated as MIRSSVSNCPVPIDQQPLNEYEELKTSWLFRDSTLDLRDYITKIAWIWGLSWLIAAPVAATSFPPHKYIAHFILCGAAAASVGVVLALVRLYLGWFYVCDRLGSPTVFYEESGWYDGQTWTKPQEILNRDRLIVAYEIKPILRRLQFTFAGLAGMYVTGTIVWHLF; from the coding sequence ATGATTAGGTCTTCGGTTTCAAATTGCCCAGTTCCCATAGACCAACAACCACTCAATGAGTACGAAGAGTTAAAAACTTCCTGGTTGTTTCGTGATAGCACTTTAGATTTGCGCGATTATATCACGAAAATAGCTTGGATTTGGGGTTTATCTTGGCTGATCGCAGCACCTGTGGCAGCAACAAGTTTTCCCCCCCACAAGTATATTGCACATTTTATCCTTTGTGGTGCAGCAGCAGCCAGTGTCGGGGTCGTACTGGCACTGGTAAGATTATACTTAGGCTGGTTTTACGTGTGCGATCGCCTTGGCAGTCCCACAGTATTTTATGAAGAGTCCGGCTGGTACGACGGCCAAACTTGGACGAAACCACAGGAAATCCTTAACCGCGATCGCTTAATTGTTGCATACGAAATCAAACCCATTCTGCGGCGGTTGCAATTTACCTTTGCTGGCTTGGCGGGAATGTACGTTACTGGTACGATAGTTTGGCATTTGTTTTAA
- a CDS encoding asparaginase, producing MTMGKRTQATALEVRLLREGIIESRHIVQAVVCDDRGRVLTVAGNSETAAFIRSALKPFQALAVTTTGTLERYDLSDRDLAIMTSSHKGTIDQVRQVFNILWRADLDPTILQCPIPEGKHSPLEYNCSGKHAGMLAVCQQRRWPLNNYLDRKHPIQQLILGKVAELLRMPAAEFISAHDDCGAPTYLMQLGHMASLYALLASSTNLDMERIVRAMTHHPAMVAGDGEFDTELMRLTPGELVSKSGAEGVQCIGRLGEGLGLAIKVMDGTKRAKHAVAIHLLKQMGWISPSAAESLSEKFATLGKYTRLEVIGELSFL from the coding sequence ATGACAATGGGAAAACGAACTCAAGCCACAGCACTGGAAGTCAGGTTGCTGCGGGAAGGTATTATTGAATCCAGGCATATAGTCCAAGCAGTTGTATGCGACGATCGGGGACGCGTTCTAACCGTTGCCGGTAATTCTGAAACTGCTGCATTTATCCGTTCAGCCCTCAAACCATTTCAGGCACTCGCAGTCACCACCACAGGTACACTGGAACGCTATGACCTCAGCGATCGCGACTTAGCAATTATGACAAGTTCCCATAAAGGAACAATAGATCAAGTCCGACAGGTATTTAACATCCTGTGGCGAGCTGATCTTGACCCCACCATACTCCAGTGTCCAATTCCTGAAGGTAAGCACAGTCCTCTGGAATACAATTGCTCTGGAAAACATGCGGGAATGTTAGCTGTTTGTCAGCAACGCCGTTGGCCTTTGAATAACTACTTGGATCGCAAGCACCCAATACAGCAATTGATTTTGGGCAAAGTAGCAGAGTTGCTGCGAATGCCAGCAGCAGAATTTATCAGCGCTCATGATGACTGTGGCGCACCAACTTATTTGATGCAACTCGGTCACATGGCATCTTTATATGCGCTGCTAGCCTCTAGTACCAATCTAGATATGGAGCGTATCGTCCGTGCTATGACTCATCACCCCGCGATGGTAGCAGGAGATGGAGAATTTGATACGGAACTAATGCGCTTAACTCCAGGGGAACTGGTCAGTAAAAGTGGTGCTGAAGGAGTTCAGTGCATTGGTAGACTCGGTGAAGGCTTGGGATTAGCAATCAAAGTCATGGATGGGACAAAACGGGCAAAACATGCCGTTGCTATTCACTTACTTAAGCAAATGGGTTGGATTAGTCCTAGCGCCGCCGAAAGCCTCTCAGAAAAGTTTGCCACCTTGGGAAAATACACCCGTTTAGAAGTAATTGGAGAATTATCGTTTTTGTAG